A genomic stretch from Natronomonas gomsonensis includes:
- a CDS encoding succinylglutamate desuccinylase/aspartoacylase domain-containing protein, with the protein MRVETLGDGDPEVAIVGGIHGDEPCGPNAVDDLLEADLEIQRPVKLIVANEEALEEGVRYLEEDLNRAFPGDPDADTHEGRLAHELLREIRGCDILSLHSTQSYAAPFALVDEMDGYARSVCPYLSVEAVVETAGYSTGRLIAYPNVVELECGIQRSAAATENAKQLAREFLVATGVLSGETGNGRHHPLPVFRLERQIPKPAGERYEVFVENFERVAEDEAIAAVDGEELFSETPFYPILLSAYGYENEFGYAGDLVGRLDGDEPAVPARESASARADGRNR; encoded by the coding sequence ATGCGCGTCGAGACGCTGGGAGACGGCGACCCCGAAGTTGCTATCGTCGGTGGAATACACGGCGACGAGCCGTGCGGCCCGAACGCCGTCGATGACCTCCTCGAAGCCGACCTCGAAATCCAGCGACCGGTGAAACTCATCGTCGCAAACGAAGAGGCGCTCGAAGAGGGCGTCCGCTACCTCGAAGAGGACCTCAACCGCGCCTTCCCCGGCGACCCCGACGCCGACACCCACGAAGGGCGACTGGCACACGAACTACTACGGGAGATTCGCGGCTGTGACATCCTTTCGCTGCACTCGACGCAATCGTACGCCGCCCCCTTCGCACTCGTCGACGAGATGGACGGCTACGCCCGGTCGGTGTGTCCGTACCTCTCCGTCGAGGCCGTCGTCGAAACCGCCGGCTACAGCACCGGCCGGCTCATCGCCTACCCGAACGTCGTCGAGTTAGAGTGTGGCATCCAGCGGTCGGCGGCCGCCACCGAGAACGCCAAACAACTCGCCCGGGAGTTCCTCGTCGCGACGGGCGTCCTCTCGGGAGAGACCGGAAACGGCCGACACCACCCGCTTCCGGTGTTCAGACTGGAACGGCAGATTCCGAAACCCGCCGGCGAACGCTACGAGGTGTTCGTCGAGAACTTCGAGCGCGTCGCGGAGGACGAGGCAATCGCCGCCGTCGACGGCGAGGAGCTGTTCTCCGAGACGCCGTTTTACCCCATTCTCCTGTCGGCCTACGGCTACGAGAACGAGTTCGGCTACGCCGGCGACCTAGTGGGTCGACTCGACGGCGACGAACCCGCGGTTCCGGCCCGAGAGAGCGCCTCGGCCCGCGCCGACGGCCGGAACCGGTAG
- a CDS encoding DUF7836 family putative zinc-binding protein yields METYVRLLCPECGKNWQDSPSELPDPGRTFHCPNCHASRRLSEFARTEHDLQNLKQF; encoded by the coding sequence ATGGAAACGTACGTCCGACTGTTGTGTCCCGAGTGTGGTAAGAATTGGCAGGATTCCCCGAGCGAGTTGCCCGACCCCGGCCGGACGTTCCACTGCCCGAACTGTCACGCGAGCAGACGGCTCTCGGAGTTCGCCCGAACCGAACACGACCTCCAGAATCTCAAGCAGTTCTGA
- a CDS encoding GNAT family N-acetyltransferase, with amino-acid sequence MDVRRVETDSELDDALAVRREVFIDEQGVPEHRELDGKDDEAIHFLATDEGTAVGAARMRAYDETTAKAERVAVVESHRGTGLGRALMETLEAEAADRGYEEVVLHAQVPVVEFYERLGYEVTSEEFEDAGIPHREMRKPL; translated from the coding sequence ATGGACGTTCGCCGGGTCGAAACCGACAGTGAACTGGACGACGCCCTCGCTGTCCGTCGCGAAGTGTTCATCGACGAACAGGGCGTCCCCGAACACAGGGAACTCGACGGCAAAGACGACGAGGCGATACACTTCCTCGCGACCGACGAGGGAACGGCGGTCGGGGCGGCACGGATGCGTGCCTACGACGAGACGACGGCGAAGGCCGAACGGGTCGCCGTCGTCGAATCACACCGCGGAACCGGCCTCGGCCGGGCGCTGATGGAAACACTCGAAGCGGAGGCGGCCGACCGTGGCTACGAGGAGGTCGTCCTCCATGCCCAAGTCCCGGTCGTCGAGTTCTACGAGCGACTCGGCTACGAGGTGACAAGCGAGGAGTTCGAAGACGCGGGTATCCCGCACCGCGAGATGCGGAAGCCGCTGTAA
- a CDS encoding transcription initiation factor IIB yields MSDTSIRTYTDERSTETTTERADEHEHEDTTVCPECGARLESDTEHGETVCSECGLVVEEDEIDRGPEWRAFDSAEKDSKSRVGAPTTKMMHDKGLSTNIGWQDKDAYGNSLSSRQRQKMQRLRTWNERFRTRDSKERNLKQALGEIDRMASALGLPENVRETASVIYRRALQDNLLPGRSIEGVATASLYAAARQAGVPRSLDEVERVSRVDKMELTRTYRYIIRELNLEVKPADPESYIPRFVSDLDLPDEVERRARELIEAAREDGILSGKSPVGLAAASVYAAALLCNEKVTQSDVSEVADISEVTIRNRYKELLEAGDVVTA; encoded by the coding sequence ATGAGCGATACAAGCATCCGAACCTACACCGACGAGCGAAGTACCGAGACGACGACCGAGCGAGCCGACGAACACGAGCACGAAGACACGACAGTGTGTCCGGAGTGTGGCGCCCGACTCGAATCCGACACCGAACACGGCGAGACAGTCTGCAGCGAGTGCGGACTGGTCGTCGAGGAGGACGAAATCGACCGCGGACCGGAGTGGCGCGCCTTCGATTCGGCCGAAAAAGACAGCAAATCCCGTGTCGGCGCGCCGACGACGAAGATGATGCACGACAAGGGCCTGTCGACGAACATCGGTTGGCAGGACAAAGACGCCTACGGCAACTCCCTGTCGAGTCGTCAGCGCCAGAAGATGCAGCGACTTCGCACCTGGAACGAGCGGTTCCGCACGCGGGATTCGAAGGAGCGCAACCTCAAGCAGGCACTCGGCGAAATCGACCGCATGGCGAGCGCCCTTGGCCTCCCCGAGAATGTCCGCGAGACGGCCAGCGTCATCTACCGCCGAGCGCTGCAGGACAACCTCCTGCCCGGCCGCTCCATCGAGGGCGTGGCCACGGCGTCGCTGTACGCCGCCGCCCGACAGGCCGGCGTCCCCCGCAGCCTCGACGAGGTAGAGCGCGTCTCCCGCGTCGACAAGATGGAGCTCACGCGGACGTATCGCTACATCATCCGCGAGTTGAACCTCGAGGTCAAGCCGGCGGACCCCGAGAGCTACATCCCGCGGTTCGTCAGCGACCTCGACCTCCCCGACGAGGTCGAACGTCGCGCCCGCGAACTCATCGAGGCCGCCCGCGAGGACGGCATCCTCTCGGGGAAGTCGCCGGTCGGTCTGGCTGCCGCCTCGGTGTACGCCGCCGCCCTGCTCTGCAACGAGAAGGTCACACAAAGCGACGTAAGCGAGGTGGCCGATATCTCCGAGGTCACCATCCGAAACCGATACAAGGAGTTGCTGGAGGCTGGCGACGTGGTTACGGCCTAA
- a CDS encoding DUF7282 domain-containing protein, with amino-acid sequence MHRRIGAVVMTLLMVASVATAGVGVVSANHVASASISDQTSGGHTVVVDDVYLPEGGFVAIHDSSLNDGGEAVLTSVRGTSGYLEAGNHSNVTVTLDEPLEDDETLIAMPHLDTDGDRTYEFVSSGGEEDGPSTNEDGDIVIDSANVTTTATVAMSDQSTGGSSVSVDRVELSESGFVAIHDSSLLDGNTFDSVRGVSGVLSAGVHEDVRVELDDELDNEDTIIPMPHKDTNDNGEYDFVTSEGDADGPFEDPNSDFDIVVDTAAVTPTDEASVSMNDTSTGGNFVVVDEAFLPNGGFVTVHDSTVLDGDVFDSIRGTSEYLEPGTHKDIHVTLDEPLEEDDTLVPMAHKDTNDNEAYDFPDSEGQQDGPYTTDSGDAVVDTANATVSALVSGSQQESNGNTVTVHHVDLSEGGFVTIHDPSLLGGATFDSVRGTSEYLEAGFHSDVEVTLDEPMKTSQTAIPMAHRDTNDNEEYDFVSSEGAEDGPYTANGGAVIDTYRASVQAQVTFTGQEDVSDTVTVDSVTLHNGGFVTLHDSTVLDGAVFDSVRGTSEYLGPGTHENVSVPVDEVPGGEDTFVAMPHLDTNGNEAYDFVTSEGADDAPYTVAGSANVAPATVTAVPEASVSISDQTTDGNSVTVDSASLSQGGFVTIHDGTLLDGATFDSVRGTSEYLESGDHSDIEVSLDTPYEEDGTAVAMPHLDTNGNQEYDFVDTEGGEDSPYTTEGGDIVLDDASLTVEDDDMGETDSMDDMTETDGDSSADGAGFGAVVALLAILGSVLAARRLN; translated from the coding sequence ATGCATCGACGCATAGGTGCAGTCGTCATGACTCTGCTCATGGTCGCAAGCGTCGCGACCGCGGGAGTGGGCGTCGTGTCGGCAAACCACGTGGCTTCAGCATCGATTTCAGACCAGACGAGCGGCGGCCACACGGTCGTCGTCGACGACGTGTACCTGCCCGAAGGTGGGTTCGTCGCGATTCACGACTCCAGCCTTAACGACGGCGGCGAGGCGGTGCTCACGAGCGTTCGTGGCACGTCCGGCTACCTCGAGGCAGGCAATCACAGCAACGTCACCGTGACGCTGGACGAACCGCTCGAAGACGACGAGACGCTCATCGCGATGCCGCACCTCGACACCGACGGCGACCGAACCTACGAGTTCGTCTCCAGCGGCGGCGAGGAAGACGGCCCCTCGACGAACGAGGACGGCGACATCGTCATCGATAGCGCGAACGTGACCACCACCGCGACGGTGGCCATGTCCGACCAGTCGACCGGCGGCTCGTCGGTCTCCGTCGACCGCGTCGAACTCTCCGAGAGCGGCTTCGTTGCGATTCACGACAGTTCGCTTCTGGACGGCAACACCTTCGACAGCGTCCGCGGCGTCAGCGGCGTTCTCTCTGCGGGCGTCCACGAGGACGTTCGTGTCGAACTCGACGATGAACTCGACAACGAGGACACCATCATCCCGATGCCGCACAAGGACACCAACGACAACGGCGAGTACGACTTCGTCACCAGCGAGGGCGACGCGGACGGGCCGTTCGAAGACCCCAACTCCGACTTCGACATTGTGGTCGACACGGCGGCAGTGACGCCGACGGACGAGGCCAGCGTCTCGATGAACGACACCTCAACGGGCGGGAACTTCGTCGTTGTCGACGAAGCGTTCCTGCCGAACGGCGGGTTCGTGACGGTTCACGACTCGACGGTGCTCGACGGCGATGTCTTCGACAGCATCCGCGGCACGAGCGAGTACCTCGAACCCGGCACGCACAAGGACATCCACGTGACGCTGGACGAGCCGCTCGAAGAGGACGACACGCTCGTCCCGATGGCTCACAAGGACACCAACGACAACGAAGCGTACGACTTCCCGGACAGTGAGGGCCAACAGGACGGTCCGTACACGACCGACTCCGGTGACGCCGTCGTCGACACCGCCAACGCGACGGTTTCGGCGCTGGTCTCCGGTTCCCAGCAGGAATCCAACGGCAACACCGTGACGGTCCACCACGTCGACCTCTCGGAGGGCGGCTTCGTGACGATTCACGACCCCTCGCTGCTCGGCGGGGCGACGTTCGACAGCGTCCGTGGCACCAGCGAGTACCTCGAAGCCGGGTTCCACTCCGACGTGGAGGTCACCTTGGACGAACCGATGAAGACCTCCCAGACGGCCATCCCGATGGCCCACCGGGACACCAACGATAACGAGGAGTACGACTTCGTGAGCAGTGAAGGCGCCGAGGACGGCCCCTACACTGCCAACGGCGGCGCAGTTATCGACACCTACCGAGCGAGCGTGCAGGCACAGGTGACGTTCACCGGTCAGGAGGACGTTTCCGACACCGTCACCGTCGACAGCGTCACGCTGCACAACGGTGGCTTCGTCACGCTCCACGACTCGACGGTACTCGACGGCGCTGTCTTCGACAGCGTCCGCGGCACCAGCGAGTACCTCGGTCCGGGCACGCACGAGAACGTCAGCGTCCCCGTCGACGAGGTACCCGGCGGCGAGGACACCTTCGTTGCGATGCCGCACCTCGACACCAACGGCAACGAAGCCTACGACTTCGTCACCAGTGAGGGCGCGGACGACGCCCCGTACACTGTCGCTGGAAGCGCTAACGTGGCTCCCGCGACGGTGACGGCGGTTCCGGAGGCGAGCGTCTCCATCTCCGACCAGACGACCGACGGCAACTCCGTCACGGTCGACAGCGCCTCCCTCTCGCAGGGTGGCTTCGTGACGATTCACGACGGGACGCTCCTAGACGGTGCGACGTTCGACAGCGTCCGTGGCACCAGTGAGTACCTCGAATCCGGGGACCACTCCGACATCGAGGTCAGCCTGGATACGCCGTACGAGGAGGACGGCACCGCCGTCGCGATGCCGCACCTCGACACGAACGGCAATCAGGAGTACGACTTCGTCGACACCGAAGGCGGTGAGGACAGTCCCTACACCACGGAAGGCGGTGACATCGTCCTCGACGACGCCTCGCTGACGGTCGAAGACGACGACATGGGCGAGACGGACAGCATGGACGACATGACCGAAACCGACGGCGACTCCAGCGCCGACGGCGCCGGCTTCGGTGCAGTCGTCGCGCTGTTGGCCATCCTCGGCTCGGTGCTGGCCGCTCGTCGACTGAACTGA
- a CDS encoding ArsR/SmtB family transcription factor, translated as MEAALWYVLSGTRGGANRARILRALDERPRNANQLAEDLELDYKTVRHHLDVLEENNVVTDSGDDYGKVYLPTESARVHWDTVEEIIGKVI; from the coding sequence ATGGAGGCGGCCCTCTGGTACGTACTCTCGGGCACGCGCGGCGGCGCCAATCGCGCCCGTATTCTGCGTGCACTCGACGAGCGGCCGCGAAACGCCAACCAGTTGGCTGAGGACCTCGAGTTGGATTACAAGACGGTTCGGCACCATCTCGATGTCCTCGAGGAGAACAACGTCGTCACCGACAGCGGCGACGACTACGGGAAAGTGTATCTCCCGACGGAGTCCGCACGCGTCCACTGGGACACCGTCGAGGAGATAATCGGGAAGGTAATCTGA
- a CDS encoding metal-dependent hydrolase, which produces MELTWYGHSTWHVAVDGTDLLIDPFFENPKTDTDPEEVDADYVLLTHGHADHIGDADRFSGATLVAVPELVSYAEDNFGYEDAVGGMGMNLGGTVECGDAWVTMVRADHTNGIETDYGASAGMPAGFVISDKKPTQESDPDTTTFYHAGDTSLMVEMREVIAPFLEPDFAALPAGDHFTMGPAQAAIAADWLDVDYACPMHYDTFPPIEIDTEDFERELKATGAGAEAVILDGDESYTL; this is translated from the coding sequence ATGGAACTCACCTGGTACGGCCACTCGACGTGGCATGTTGCGGTCGACGGAACCGACCTGCTCATCGACCCGTTCTTCGAGAACCCGAAGACGGACACCGACCCCGAGGAGGTAGACGCCGATTACGTCCTGTTGACCCACGGCCACGCCGACCACATCGGCGACGCCGACCGCTTCTCGGGAGCGACGCTGGTCGCCGTGCCCGAACTCGTCAGTTATGCCGAGGACAACTTCGGCTACGAGGACGCCGTCGGGGGGATGGGGATGAACCTCGGAGGAACCGTCGAGTGCGGCGATGCGTGGGTGACGATGGTTCGGGCCGACCACACCAACGGCATCGAAACCGACTACGGTGCCTCGGCGGGGATGCCGGCCGGTTTCGTCATCAGCGACAAGAAGCCGACACAGGAGTCCGACCCCGACACCACCACGTTCTATCACGCCGGCGACACCAGTCTCATGGTCGAGATGCGCGAGGTCATCGCCCCGTTCCTCGAACCCGACTTCGCGGCACTTCCCGCCGGTGACCACTTCACGATGGGGCCGGCCCAAGCCGCCATCGCGGCCGACTGGCTCGATGTCGACTACGCCTGCCCGATGCACTACGACACGTTCCCGCCGATAGAAATCGATACGGAGGACTTCGAGCGTGAACTGAAGGCCACGGGTGCCGGCGCCGAGGCAGTCATCCTCGACGGCGACGAGTCCTACACGCTGTAG
- a CDS encoding SDR family NAD(P)-dependent oxidoreductase, with protein MLSNVTAFVTGASGGIGREIAETFADCGANVAVAARSDGIYETAETIGEEQALAVECDVTEEDSVEAAIEATVERFGGLDCVVNNAGVAGPVEPFDRVDTEEFLDVQAVNVAGALSCVKHAAPHLRDSKQGSVVNIASIGGKRPYPNRSPYAASKMGLIGLTRTLAYELGRDDVTVNSVLPGPVEGDRIEEVVAKQAELASVENAEPASIGPDDFALPEFYIPKSDVAEQVAYLAGPNARKVTAQEIAVDAGGTWY; from the coding sequence GTGCTATCGAACGTCACTGCCTTTGTCACGGGTGCAAGCGGGGGAATTGGACGCGAAATCGCCGAAACGTTCGCCGACTGCGGCGCGAACGTCGCCGTCGCCGCACGGAGCGACGGCATCTACGAAACCGCCGAGACCATCGGCGAGGAACAGGCGCTGGCTGTGGAGTGCGACGTAACCGAGGAAGACAGCGTCGAAGCCGCAATCGAGGCGACCGTCGAGCGGTTCGGCGGCCTCGATTGCGTGGTCAACAATGCCGGCGTCGCCGGCCCGGTCGAACCCTTCGACCGCGTCGACACCGAGGAGTTCCTCGATGTACAGGCGGTCAACGTCGCCGGCGCGCTGAGTTGTGTGAAACACGCCGCACCGCATCTCCGCGACAGCAAGCAGGGAAGCGTCGTCAACATCGCCTCTATCGGCGGAAAGCGGCCGTACCCGAACCGCTCGCCGTACGCCGCCTCGAAGATGGGCCTCATCGGACTGACACGGACGCTCGCCTACGAACTCGGCCGCGACGACGTGACGGTAAACAGCGTCCTCCCGGGACCAGTCGAGGGCGACCGCATCGAGGAAGTCGTCGCAAAACAGGCCGAACTCGCCTCCGTCGAGAACGCCGAACCGGCGAGCATCGGCCCCGACGACTTCGCACTGCCGGAGTTCTACATTCCGAAATCAGACGTGGCCGAACAGGTGGCCTACCTCGCGGGGCCGAACGCTCGGAAGGTGACCGCACAGGAAATCGCCGTCGACGCCGGCGGGACGTGGTACTAG
- a CDS encoding metal-dependent hydrolase: MYKTGHYGAALLVYAPVGFLLLSVDPGVAIAGCIGSVGLSRLPDYDLRVPFLEHRGITHTLLFLSAVTATLGGSGFLVGQRVGVDPVLAAGLGAVVAIVGVGSHLLADALTPAGVPLLWPLSGTDFSVSIARASNPIANYGLLVLGVAATAAVGYVAGTL, translated from the coding sequence ATGTACAAAACGGGGCACTACGGCGCTGCACTGCTTGTCTACGCGCCCGTCGGGTTCCTGTTGCTGTCGGTCGACCCCGGTGTCGCCATCGCCGGCTGTATCGGCTCGGTCGGACTCTCGCGGCTCCCCGACTACGACCTCCGCGTGCCGTTTCTGGAACACCGCGGCATCACCCACACGCTGCTGTTCCTGAGTGCCGTCACGGCGACCCTCGGCGGTTCGGGGTTCCTCGTGGGACAGCGGGTCGGCGTCGACCCCGTGTTGGCGGCCGGACTCGGGGCAGTCGTCGCCATCGTCGGCGTCGGCTCTCACCTGCTTGCGGACGCGCTCACGCCCGCCGGCGTTCCGCTCCTGTGGCCGCTGTCGGGCACCGATTTCTCGGTCAGTATCGCGCGGGCGTCGAACCCGATAGCCAATTACGGACTGCTCGTGTTGGGCGTCGCCGCGACCGCGGCCGTCGGCTACGTCGCGGGAACGCTGTAA
- a CDS encoding OsmC family protein, protein MADIETTTVNEEKFHALSRAGDFELSIDATGSDGPTPNEVLVADYASCFSFACRAGAQRELDIDLGKIEAEAEAALDDDDDLESIAFHLHIEADLDDEQVENVIELGEEICHVHAALREGLRADIDVTADAF, encoded by the coding sequence ATGGCTGACATCGAGACCACTACCGTCAACGAGGAGAAGTTTCACGCACTGAGCCGAGCCGGCGATTTCGAGTTGAGCATCGACGCCACTGGGTCCGACGGCCCCACACCGAACGAGGTACTCGTCGCCGACTACGCTTCCTGTTTCAGTTTCGCCTGCCGCGCGGGCGCCCAGCGGGAACTCGACATCGACCTCGGTAAAATCGAAGCCGAGGCCGAAGCCGCCCTCGACGACGATGACGACCTCGAATCCATCGCCTTCCACCTCCACATCGAAGCGGACCTCGACGACGAGCAAGTCGAGAACGTCATCGAGTTGGGCGAGGAAATCTGTCACGTCCACGCGGCACTCCGAGAGGGACTCCGCGCCGATATCGACGTGACTGCCGACGCTTTCTAA
- a CDS encoding peroxidase-related enzyme (This protein belongs to a clade of uncharacterized proteins related to peroxidases such as the alkylhydroperoxidase AhpD.) yields the protein MGDDAMGRFPVPDHKELPEDIRERIEEETEQAGFTPNVFEGFAYKPSHFRAFFAYHDALTEDTPLEREEIEMLIVTVSGVNDCLYCVVGHGALLRIFASAPKLADQLATNHRTADLSEQHREMLDFAVKLTEEPGRVDDDDIEALRDVGFSQEEIWDIGSVVSVFNLSNRMATFADMRPNDEFYGMGR from the coding sequence ATGGGCGACGATGCGATGGGCCGGTTTCCGGTCCCCGACCACAAGGAGTTACCGGAAGACATCCGCGAGCGAATCGAAGAAGAGACCGAACAGGCCGGTTTCACGCCGAACGTCTTCGAGGGCTTCGCCTACAAGCCGAGTCACTTCCGGGCGTTCTTCGCATATCACGACGCGCTGACCGAGGACACGCCGCTGGAACGCGAAGAGATAGAGATGCTCATCGTCACCGTCTCGGGCGTCAACGACTGTCTGTACTGCGTCGTCGGCCACGGGGCCCTGCTTCGCATCTTTGCCAGCGCGCCGAAACTCGCCGACCAACTGGCGACGAACCACCGCACCGCCGACCTCTCGGAACAGCACCGCGAGATGCTCGACTTCGCGGTGAAACTGACCGAGGAACCAGGACGCGTCGACGACGACGACATCGAAGCGCTCCGGGACGTCGGGTTCTCCCAAGAGGAGATTTGGGACATCGGCAGCGTCGTCTCGGTGTTCAACCTCTCGAACCGGATGGCGACGTTCGCCGACATGCGCCCCAACGACGAATTCTACGGGATGGGTCGCTGA
- a CDS encoding DUF357 domain-containing protein, whose product MAADLEEKTNRYEELLAAALDAADIAAQEGTPLHEAGEEFEEMARSYLEDGRHFREEDDLVNALASFSYGHGWMDAGARIGVFEVPTEGHLFTV is encoded by the coding sequence ATGGCTGCAGACCTCGAAGAGAAGACGAACCGTTACGAGGAACTGCTGGCGGCGGCGCTGGACGCCGCCGACATCGCCGCCCAAGAGGGGACGCCCCTACACGAGGCCGGCGAGGAGTTCGAGGAGATGGCTCGGTCGTATCTGGAGGACGGCCGGCACTTCCGGGAAGAAGACGATTTGGTCAACGCCTTGGCCTCCTTCTCCTACGGTCACGGCTGGATGGACGCCGGCGCCCGAATCGGCGTCTTCGAGGTCCCCACCGAGGGACATCTCTTCACCGTATGA
- a CDS encoding class I adenylate-forming enzyme family protein — translation MEHYNGAPLRNMGDLPSMAADRYGEKTAVTFMGQETTFNELEASANSVANVLVDNGVEPGDRVGLYIPNTDQFPESYFGSIKAGAIPVPLNLRMDPNTLEFVLQDADVDHMIGSPLLAGGMDTEDGRITGPTELAGNAGVSNVYVSGVSDDGVVNYSQAVAEADDEFDTVDRDFDDVACQPYTSGTTGKPKGVLLTHENLLSTIESYAKGGLPIDPDDSIVLVLPLFHIYALNAIQGTYLYNGAEMHMIPRPDPNMILQTISDNDVTNFAGVPALYNMMWQVYRQDPDAYDMESLTDVICAAAPLADDTRRTIEEAWGVPMTEGWGMTETGPAGCVEPSRGVRKSAGCIGPALRNIEIKLVDPDTRETRISTDDLEPNPDDAIDFSDEEQVTGEIAIRSATVFEGYYNRPEKTAAVFDDEGFFYTEDIARVDQDGYFWMVDRADDMIIAGGENIYPAEVEDALYEHPDVAEAAVVGAPHEIKGEAPVAFVVLEEGADRSEEELREFSLDHVATYAHPRRIFFVDELPRSATQKVQRFKLEEEVEERLGGPLGSSEEL, via the coding sequence ATGGAACACTATAACGGTGCACCATTGCGGAATATGGGCGACCTCCCTTCGATGGCCGCCGACCGTTACGGCGAGAAGACCGCTGTCACGTTCATGGGTCAGGAGACCACCTTCAACGAACTGGAGGCCTCGGCCAACAGCGTCGCGAACGTGCTCGTCGACAACGGCGTCGAACCGGGCGACCGCGTCGGCCTCTACATCCCCAACACCGACCAGTTCCCCGAGTCGTACTTCGGTTCCATCAAAGCGGGGGCGATTCCGGTTCCGCTGAACCTCCGGATGGACCCGAACACCCTGGAGTTCGTCCTCCAGGACGCGGACGTAGACCATATGATTGGTTCCCCGCTGTTGGCCGGCGGAATGGACACCGAAGACGGGCGTATCACCGGTCCGACGGAACTCGCCGGTAACGCTGGCGTCTCGAACGTCTACGTCTCCGGTGTGAGCGACGACGGCGTCGTCAACTACTCCCAGGCCGTCGCCGAGGCCGACGACGAGTTCGACACCGTTGACCGTGATTTCGACGACGTGGCCTGCCAACCCTACACTTCCGGCACGACCGGCAAGCCGAAAGGGGTGCTTCTGACCCACGAGAACCTCCTTTCGACCATCGAATCCTACGCGAAGGGCGGACTCCCAATCGACCCCGACGACAGCATCGTCCTCGTGTTGCCGCTGTTCCACATCTACGCGCTCAACGCCATTCAGGGAACCTACCTCTACAACGGCGCGGAGATGCACATGATTCCGCGGCCGGACCCGAACATGATTCTGCAGACCATCTCGGACAACGACGTCACCAACTTCGCCGGCGTCCCCGCGCTGTACAACATGATGTGGCAGGTGTACCGACAGGACCCCGACGCCTACGACATGGAGTCGCTGACCGATGTCATCTGTGCGGCCGCACCGCTGGCCGACGACACCCGACGCACCATCGAGGAGGCGTGGGGCGTCCCGATGACCGAAGGCTGGGGGATGACCGAGACAGGCCCGGCCGGCTGTGTCGAACCCTCTCGCGGCGTCCGGAAATCCGCCGGCTGTATCGGCCCGGCGCTGCGGAACATCGAAATCAAGTTGGTCGACCCCGACACCCGCGAGACACGCATCTCGACGGACGACCTCGAACCGAACCCCGACGACGCCATCGACTTCTCCGATGAGGAGCAGGTCACCGGCGAAATCGCGATTCGGTCGGCGACCGTCTTCGAGGGCTACTACAACCGCCCCGAGAAGACCGCCGCCGTCTTCGACGACGAGGGCTTCTTCTACACCGAGGACATCGCCCGCGTCGACCAGGACGGCTACTTCTGGATGGTCGACCGCGCCGACGACATGATAATCGCCGGCGGGGAGAACATCTACCCGGCGGAAGTCGAGGACGCTCTCTACGAACACCCCGACGTAGCTGAGGCCGCCGTCGTCGGCGCTCCCCACGAAATCAAAGGCGAAGCGCCGGTCGCATTCGTCGTCCTTGAGGAGGGCGCCGACCGCAGCGAGGAGGAACTCCGCGAATTCAGCCTCGACCACGTCGCGACGTACGCCCACCCACGACGGATATTCTTCGTCGACGAACTGCCGCGGTCGGCCACCCAGAAGGTCCAGCGGTTCAAACTCGAAGAGGAGGTCGAAGAACGTCTCGGCGGCCCCCTCGGCTCAAGCGAGGAGTTGTAA